GAGTTCAAAACCTCTCCTCCCCAAAtgtatcataaaataaaaaaattaaaaagaaaaaaaaaaaaaaagaagctcatCATCAAATATGCATCGATCCACTACTGCTTGCTTCTCAagttatttgtttacttattgttattattattaaaagagaaataatatttatagtcgttaagtatgtaaatattatgtaatcttttttaaaaaagaatacgaggctcatataaaaaaataaaactttttttaatagtaaacattatactttttcaaaatgattatagtaaatttacatattctaaaactatacgtaacattactcttattaAAAAAGGTAAAGAATGTAAAAAAGCTAACCTGCTTGTTCTTTGATATTATATTCATCTTAAATAGAGATTACAAGAGTGATTAACGAATATATACAACTATGTACAACGACTAACATCATAGCTGTCTATTATGCTATAAATGATAAGATCATGGCTGTCTATTATCCTATACATGGAAAGTAATGCATATACAAAAGACAGTGAGAGAAAATTATGGAAGAAAATCATGTGACGGGATCTCGGCATCGTGGCAGTTGAGTGGTGGACAGCTTATCTCTTCAAAGAAGCCAGGATGCACGTACGGTCTGAGATCTTCGTTATTGAATTGTACGCACGTATATATGTAACCATTTAGttcttgcatgcatgccttTGTTGTTAGTGTTGGGACTTGGGAGTCTTCTCCACATgctagctgcatgcatgcatatatatatatatatacacacacacacaacacatgaACATCTGTACTACCATGATGTCCCTTCGTTTGTTCTGCTCCCCAATTTCATGCAACGCGCGTAAAGCAAGTGAATGTCCATGCATTAATCTGTGgtgaatttaaataatattttctcatgAAAAACAACAAGCAGTCCGACATAAAGgagatatataatatttcacTCTTCACTGTTTCCTGCATGCAACCACGATTAATGTGATCGATCTACTCGTGAAAAGTAACATTAATCAATTcgttgttaatatatatatatatatatatatataagctaaaAAGCTTGCCTATATCCCTAaagacattattttttataaacccAAATTCACAATAATTAAGTAACTCCCTAGCCTTTTTCATAAAATGCGGAATCTGCGGCCACCAACTCAATTTATATTAACATTTTTTGTTGTCTTAATATAGAtcctattaagaaaaaatgagtttttcatactttttcatgatatatatggttatatttatatattttgtattgtgtTGAATTAAACCAGAAGTTGACAACTCTAGTTTGTTTTTACAATttcattaaactcatctcatttaattattataatttttttaaaatttttatataaaataaaataaacagtttaatttttttaaattttaaaataaaaatgctattaacaaaatttattttaataatattatattcaatttttaactttaatatcGATCCGTTACAAAAATAAAGTAGGTAGGCTATAGGGATGACTTTAAacctaaaatttttataaatggatgaaaagacccaaaaaataaaaaaactttcaaCCTCACTTCTATGTAAAAGACATGCATTTTCGagcataataaaagaaaaatctagttacaagtataactgtatattaatatgtatatcaacttaatatgattagttaaaaagtaaattttattgaaaataatactaatttaaattttaaatataaaaaaataactatttatatacagattaatatgtAACTTTAGTTATACGTAAGAAaactctaaataaaaaaaattaattatgattATAAAAGAAGAAATTAGGCTTCCGAGCTCCactcaatatatattatataataggcaataaaaaaatatatatttatatatgcccTTCAAATCGGTAATTGCGATTTGCGTGCGTAGAGGGAAAGTCAATTCCTAACGGAATCCATCCACCGACCAACAACCTACCACTTTCTCTTTTGATCATTTCAAAGTGACATAGGCTGATGgatgtgttatttatttattatatattatatattattttaataatccTTTCATTACCTCgttgtgttttaaaatgagtgaaatttatttattatttattatttatatataatgattaatGTCTAAGGAatgtagaaataataataataaaaatatgataaatagtttttttttttttaattttaatatcccTAGATTATAAACAACGTTATATACTTGGGATGACATAAATTATAATGAGTGCTGTTAGGGTGCCACCCATCAATGATAGCTGGCGTGACTCTaggcaaaatttaattttttaattttttattcatatttttaacactttttaaatataattaaaacatagaaaaaatattaatatattattagtcactttcttaatcagtaagtaaaaaaatatttttttttaaaaattaaatacacaaGCAGTCAAAATGAGTGACAAAGTAGCATTtataattattctatttttaagtgGCTGTATAAAACACACCGTCAACATCTCTTAAAttgtaagatttaatttataagatttaaattttaaaattaattttttaaattaaattatattatgtaaacACTTTATTAGATAAACGGAAACCCCATCATATGGATACTTtgttattcttttttgttttactaaaatatatcaaaaaccAAATCCTTTTCTTCCACAAATGCCAAATTCttctcaataaaatttaatattagcgCTTTAATGTAATCaattaaattctaaaaataattattattatacaaCAAAGTCTTCGTTATCCACCACTAAACATATTATAATTTGAGTAGGATAATGGTACATATAGTTATAGAGTGCGCATGCACAATCACATTGCAGTCATTTGAAAATAGAGTTGAGTCggctactattaaaaaattaatcaatttattttcaaaatgattgcatgACACTTATGCATTCAGGATTGCagctatcatttctcttaaaattaaaaaatgcattCCAATCTTCCATGCCTTAACACAATAAAATTTGAGTtgcaaaaaatttaatttctaaatttattttgcaAATTAAGTTATTTCACGTCAGAGTTGTGGAAGGTATGCTCTCAAACCCACTTTCAAGCAAGATTCTTCTTCCAATcataggagaaaagagagagaaaaaaattatatacttaCAAGTCGCTTGGAAGATACACCATCTACAATGTTACACTACTgacttaataatatttaatttacaaaattttaacttttaaattatatttataagaaaaattctattctcgAACACACCTAATAAAGTGTTAATATGAggtaatttgatttaaaaaataaattttaaaatttaaatattttaaatcaaatcttattatttaaataatttgaatgatggatcaatttgaaaatataataactatatttataaattttaaaaaaagaaataatagttaCAGTCGTGAGTAttcaaatatcatataattatttaaaaaaataaataaatactatatttacataaaaaaaagagttaattttttaataataaatatcatttttttttaaaataattatatgatattttataatctacgactatatatatatatatatatatgatattactCGTTAAATAATCCCGTAtcatgattcatgatcggtggaAGGTGTATCCTCCGCAACTATTCgttttgtaaatataattttaaaaaagaaaaaggcacaGAGCATTTGTCGGTGAATTTTGGACCCTcacttatttattttgttttttccccTTTGGAAGAATTAAAACGAACGTGGAGGCTTACCCAGATGACAACTTCCGTCGCATGAAATAAAAGCTCCTCTCCCTTTCGTTGTGTCCTCCTCAAGAAATGGCACTGCCGTGTCTTTTACTCgtttagtttttatattttcatgaaGATTCACCTTCTCCCTCTATAATTCACGAGTCGATTTTGATAGAAAGACAGAGGTGCTTCGGAAGAGAGTTCAGAGATGGAAGGTGGTGTTGGAGGTGAGAGAGGGGAGACGAGGAGAAAGAGAGGGGTTGTCGAGATGTGCGAGAAACGGTACAAGGGGATAAGGATGAGGAAGTGGGGCAAGTGGGTGGCCGAGATTAGGGAGCCCAATAAACGCTCCAGGATCTGGCTCGGCTCCTACTCCACCCCCGTCGCTGCTGCTCGAGCCTACGACACCGCCGTATTTTATCTCAGGGGACCCTCCGCTCGCCTCAATTTCCCCGAGTTCCTGGCCACCGGTGAAACGCTGGGGAGCGGTGACTTGTCTGCGGCTTCGATAAGGAAGAAGGCGACCGAGGTCGGAGCTCAAGTCGACGCGCTGGAGACGGCTCTGCATCATCGTCTTCATCATCAGCATGCATCGGCGGCGGCGGCAGCGGCGGTGGCGGCGACGACCAAGTTTAATTCTTGTGGTGGGTTTGTGGAACGAGTCGACTTGAATAAGGTGCCCGACCCGGATGATTCGGACGGGGATTGGGAGAGGAACTAGAGGAGAATGTCCATCTCTTCCTTAATGTGAAGGCCTCTGCTACTGTTAGTACTTAGTACTTCTCTGTACATTTTGTCTTGGCTTCTATTTTCTTATCCCTTTAACTTTTGTTagcattattattttctaatcaaAAGAAATTTTGGCCTTTGTAAAAAGTGGGAAATATATATTAGCTTTACCTTCTTAATTATTAGCATGTttggagttattttattttatttttggagtcTTATTTGTAGTTTATGAATGGAGTTGAGTGAGATAGAACGTGTTGGTGGGAATTaggaaagttcaaaaaatggaTACTTGGGAAGAAGGTAAAAGGAGTGTGTGTATGAGTGAGGAGAGGCAAAACAGGAGTGGCCTCCACTACACTGCAGAGTGCAGAGACAGCAGTTGGGCGCAAAGAGCCATGCTAATTGCTGCTAACCACTAAAGTTGACAAGTACTAAAAGTGATAAAGATTTTTGCAGAGTTAGGTATTTTCTGCTATGTGGGGTaccctagagagagagagatatgatgATGCCCTGCGACCTTTGGTCGGTGGGGTTTATTTCTAGTCATCTCTCAGATGGTATACATGTAGATGGCTGTGAAAATGACCAAAAAATATGTGCTTTTAACAATGGGAAATTGGCAAGCTGCTTGCTTAAGGAGGGTTACACCCAGATCCCAGTTCCCATGAAAAGGTTATTTGACTCGACTGATTTGGCTGTTAATCCATGTTTAGTCGATGCTTTCTATGCCTTTTTCACTAGAGGACAAGAGGATTGCTCCCTAATTAGCGGCTAATACCTGCTTTTTGAGatattatcaaattatttaacAAGATTCTCTCCCCATAGGAAACTGTGGGGGCTGCAGATCTATAATATGTATTTGCTATAGAAGGACGATCATCAGTCCAAAAACTGTTGTGCGGGTTTGGTTTTATTGGTGGATACACACCCTCTCCTATATTttatgagtaatactatattaagttacttttgtgtattttttatacgatttattgatgtgattgattacgtcaattttttttaatatgtagcCTATCACATCAATGAATTGCATAAAAACgattgtatatagaatttttaatattttattaattaaggataattttaaataaactcaAACTTCAGAAGTTTCATACcaaatacttatcaaaaaatatttttttttaaatttctaaaagaTACAGAAATTAACCCACTTTAGAAATATCCTTGTGAATTTTCCAAGCAttataaaatgtttaataaatattctatAACTCACCCTATATGACACATCTcttaactttaaataaaatggatagtAACATGATGCATTTTGGCATTATAATGTGTAATGACTAAAATATCCCGTACTTTTTATGCATATTATCCTTTTCAAagcgagaaaaaaaaaaagaaaaaaaaaaggtctttCTTTTACCATTAAATTCTGGAAATAATGATTCCAAATCATAGTACGGCTTGTTAGATGAGGGTATTAATGAATGAAGTTCGAGCGAATGGTGGGTGGTCAagtctcttttaatttttattcgaaCACGAGTTAGTTTCAACTTTTTATCGATATTTACGAACAGCCCATTTTAATCTTAAGCGATTTCAAGCATGTTCAAAGTTgcttcattttaataaaatagattacttatatttctttttataaatttatcagcAAATATTTACAAACAAATTCGGACTTCTTTTTAgctaattttctttataaactgtatacgtatatatatcaataatttatatttataagaaatgaaATATCCTGTTTAGTTATTAGGACATAATTTTCTCTGAtctctttaaatattaaaaatataaagataatattataaaaataataaatataaagttattcaaattttatatgAGTTGAGCCAAGTTCTATTCAAATTGTATTGTTTAATAATTGatcataatttaaataagagaaTCGAGTTAAACTCTCATCgagttgatatttttatttacgcaaaaattttatataataatttttacataatttttatatacttcactaatgtgattgactacgtcactttttttaaatatcatcaACCTTGTTATAGGTACGCGGGCTTTACACGTGTGAACACATCCAATAGCATCGATATTTTAAGGTTATTTTACTGGTGACAATTGTAGGTACCTCAGAGTAACAATCACATCAGTGTTTTTATACACATACAAGCCAAAATTGTACATAGAAAGATGCTGAGATCCTCTGACCTATCTCTCATCAGTGTTTGGAAGGAGAAATTCAGAACAATTGTTGGTACCTCAACAACCTTGGTCTTGGTAATTACGTATAACAATCACATCAGTGGTCTTATACATATACAAGCCAAAAATTGTATATAGAATGAAGCTGAGAGATCCTCTGACCTCCCTCTCAACAGTCTCAAGAGCTTGAATGAATAGACTCATTCCTGCTTCCCAAATCGGACAGCCTCAGATTCATACCACAGAGCTAAATTTTATGCCTTCATTTCACTAGCACGTTTTATCTTAAGGGCAGCTCTAACTACATTTCCTCTTGTGATAATCCCAACCTGTAGGTTATACAAGGTGGGTAATTAAGAAGCGGTAAACAGCATGGCAAAGATATAAGGGTGATATTCGAAGGGAAATTACTTACCAGCTTACCATCAACATCTACAACTGGAAGCCGACGATATTTTGTCTCGAGCAATATCCTAAATTTGATAAACCGTCTCAGAATTGTCATTCTAGTTGCAGCCATTCAGAAAGCTGGAAGAAGCAGTAGTAAAGGAAGTGGAGAAAGTGCAAACAGAGAAAAGAACCTGGCAGCGTCCTCAAGATTAGTGGTTTCACGAACTACAACTGGGGCTGGTGTCATCAAATCACCAAccaacttaccattggttttaCTGAGCAATTTCTGTATCTCATTAAAAGTCTGCAGTGATATATATGCAATTAGAGAATCAATAGGTTGGACAATCTAACtattaaaaggaaagaaattgaaaaatcttttaaCCAGTATTCCAGAGATGCTTTATTAACCACTTAGCAAATAGAAATGACAGACACAAAACATGCTGCTTTCCCAATTTATCCACATCTTGATTGCATCTTGCACTTCTTTAATAAGGTCATTGTATCATAATGCTTCACCACATTGCTCTGAACCCGTAAGGCACGGACAAGGGACTCAAAATACAGACAAGACGAATCACAGCAGTAGAAGTACTAAACAAAGTGGGCACAGAAAGAGCTAAAGTACTTTGGATTGGGACTCCAGCTCATGGGCCTAGAAGTGTTGTAAGTATAAAAGCAATTGAGCAATGACGATGAGTTGAGGGGAAAATGACTGATGGAACTCATATACTGAATCCAAAAGATGCACAGCAATAGGGAAGAATTATTTCAATTAAGTGTAAAAAGATTCaagaaaacccaaaaatatGGTGGTCAACATGGCCAGATAACACTTGAATATGACAGATAAATGAAAGTTACCGATCTTGAAGGTAAAGcctaaatagttaaaatataaggAACTACCAAGTTAGGGTTTGGTTGAGTTGAATAGCAGATtcactctcttcttctttttttaacgTCTATCATGTTATGATCCACACGAGTGAATCAACCCCCCTTTGTCTAGAAGTTAAATGTAAAATGTGCCGAAAGAAGACCAAAAAAGAACCTAAACAAAAAATCACTTTCTAAGTATAGGGTAAAGCCGCTAGATGTGAAAGCCAAAATAACATACAGAAAAAGGCGGATAATCTGTGCCCCACAAATGATCATCTTGGGGCCATGGAATCCTTGGGGCATAATTCAATCAGTTTGCAGTCactatataaatgaaaaatatcccACTCTTATCCCACTATGATGAGGTACATTATCCATCAAcctttgaatttctttttcaaaataagagATGAACCAAGGGTTGTGAAAAGTGTCACATCTACAAAGTGGGATAAAAGTGGGATAGGAGTGTAATACATAGCTACTCCTATATAAATATGCCCAGCTACAATGGTTGAGGCAAGGGGTGACAATTTTTACTCAGCCAAAGAATCAGCCCCAAATAATCCACTGGACAGTTCTTTATGCGTATGGTTGCAGCTCTGAGGCACTGTGTCCATCAAAGAGACGAGGAAAAACAATCTCTTCTGCAAGTTAATAATCATTTTGCCcctaattttcttcttttattttttatttataggtaTTGCCCCTATTTTCTTCTGTCCTTGTTATTCTactcaacaaaagaaaatcttGAGAAATTCCTTTTATTCACTGTATTGGGATATACTATAAACAATAATGGTTTTGAAAACAGAATCTTCATCAGACCACATATGTAAAATAAAGGTGAGAAAAGGGTAACCatgaatatataaattcattttaagaGAGAGAAGGCTCTCCATACTTTCCAAGAGCTGTCAACTTCAGGAAACAAGCTGGTGTCATTTGGCGTGCCACctaatttaaaatatcaaaccCATCATGTAAGAAACTAACAGTACAGATTGTTCAAAGAAGACAATTCAAATCATGCATTCACATCATTTTCCTCTCGCACCACATAAATTGAAGTCTAGAAGTTCAAATGATTCTTCAAAAAAGAGTTTCATTCAGAAAAGTAATATACTCAACATGGTTTATACTTTTGTGGCTTTAATTAGTGAGTATGAAAAACAAGTTCTAAGTGCCAACAAAGAACAAATAGCAATGTTATGACAACTCTTCTTATGATCATCTACTGATGAGAAATATTAACTCGTTTGTACTAGTTTCAACCAATGTCCCATCATTTGTGTGGGGCACAAGGAGATATCACTTCCAAAACCATTGAAGCATTTAATTTAAGCATTGTAAAACAGAAAAAGCTTCTCTCTTCTTGCAATtaacaaaaccataaaaaataaaaagatgaaaaaatagtaaatattatCCCACCAAATCGGATATCTTGATTTAAAGCCAACAGTTTCCCTCTTACAGGATAATTAGTTCAAGGCTAGCAACTAAAAGCCTCTTAAGGAGTGCTTTTATACAAATGAATAACACCaacaaatattttcttagaaacATTAAAAAGGCAGAATATAGGATGGAAATTAACCTAATATGGAGTCCAATGCCAGTAAGTCATAATCTGAAACAAGACCGACCTGCGTTTTAAGAGAACATTCAAAAATCATTCCCGGATATGTTTTACCAACCCACATCACGTCATTCATACAATGTGcatttgcaaaagaaaacatagAGAAGTCAAGAAACTGAAATTAACTACGGATGCATGAGTACAGACAAAACAGCATGAGAAAATTTGATTTGGAATCTGGATATTTGTTTGAGCGTAGCAAGAGGTTTTGACATTATGTTGAACAAATTGAAGGAAAGTTCTCTATCTCAGGGAAGcaggtgaaatttctattttcaacaattcattttttcttttaaagagatGAGAAGGGAAGTGACACCTGGATTTGGGAACCTGAGGGCACAGTTGGAATATCTAGTTCTTCTACTGAACTCAAAATGTCCTCAATAATTCGAATATACGGTCATATGGAATTAGAAAGCATTTGCAATGTCTGATACTGGACCTTAAAATACATCCAAAACCCATAAAGTTAAGCCAGTATATCCAAAGACCAAAATATACAAATGATTTGTGAAGGGGTCAGCACATCTTACCAATTTCCAGTCATCATCAATGACAGGAAAGCCAGTGATTCGGTTTTCTACAAGAGCGTTCAGTGCTGTTGGCATGAAGGCTcataaattagaagattaaatccTTTTCATAGGACGAGTTGTAAATCCAGGGATAACAAACTACCTTCATCCACTGTTGTCGTAGGCTTTACCACATTCAATTCTTCTCTTCCTGTCATAAACTCACCAACGGTGTATACTCCACTTCTTGGCTGAATGTTAACAAGTTAATGTACAAGAAGGATAAGCTCATGGAAATCATCATATACTCATCCAAATCATACTTGTTCTTCTGTTCCACCATTAGTAAAAAGGTTGAGCATGCAAATACATAACTTATTATATACTTCTTATTCAAAACTTTTGACTAGACGACTACTAGCCTCCTCGCCATTAATTTGTGCTAACTTGCGACTGAAAATCTGTTGCAAACAATATGAATCATAATGTACCGCAACTTCTACTTAATGCCCTTCTTACAATTTACAATGTATTTTTGGGTCTCTTAGCCCTGTTTGGTTGTTGGACCACATTGAGATCAattcagtttgatttaattttaaaccgagtctaatatccaaacacacattctcaaatcactaaactcatcttaattcaaaatttctttacacatgagatctataaattttttcaactcaatacctATTTACAGATCCACGACCTTTTTTAACTTTCCACAAATAatactaaattcatcttaacatccaaacacatataaactcatcttagataAACCTCACAGAACTCACTTTACCGTATTAAtctactactattcataaagaactaaCTTAGTTCAGCTGAGCTGAACGTCCAAATGCAGCCTAAGAGTGGAATTTTGTAGATAAAACCGTAACCCATTTCATACAGCTCTACAAATAAGCATTAAAAAAAACccgagattaaaaaaaagattacgAGGCgaatactattattcataaagacTCGTTAAtaaatacccaaaaaaaaaaaaaaaaaaaaaaaaaaaaaacagagaggcGAACAAGGAAGAAGATAACGTACGGGTACGGAATTAGACATCAAGGTGCGAGTGGCGGCGAGAGCCAAGGACCTCCGGAAACCCAGTAAACGATGGGTGGGCACCGATACAAGTCTCCTTCCGGGAGGCAATAGGAGAGGGCATGGCAAGTGGTAACTGAATGAACGGTGAACCACGGCAGCGGCGCGGGGGTTACAGACGGGTAGAGGTTCCGGGAGAAGGATGGAGACCATGTCCTCTTGCTTGGCTTCTGGTTGGAATTGACGAACCGTATGCTCGGAATGGGAGGCCGAACTGTCAGGGAATGGATGAGAAAAATTTCAACTGTGGCTGCATATATTGTGAGGCCATAAGACACAGACCGGGCTGTTTAGGAGCAGAGTTCGAACTGTTGAAGCATACACCAGCCAAAAATATCtttgatttcaaaaaataaaaatcttaggCAATGTCCcacaaacaataataataaatgtaatAATCAAATCGGATTAAATAAtacgaaatattttattttaaaatctctACATCATATactattcaaataatttaatttaatttaaaagataatttttaaaattatcttttaaattaaattatatttaaaataaaattattcaaataatataaacatataaatcaataaaattagggtTGAgcgcaaaaatatattttctaggaCCAAAAAATCGAAGCTCTCTTTTCTTCCCAATCTGccataaatttcatatatttttgtgTTGATCTCTTGATTATTATTACCTCCATATCCCACCAAAAGATTGTTCTACAGCCGCCTAGGTGTAGCTTAAGAAATTCTCCAAGGCCatccctttttattttattttctatttttcaatatttttaatgcaatattattaaaaaataattttttagtcaataaataaaaaatatgaatcagAAAAATATCTCGGGACCAACTCTATGTAACCCAAGCATTTTCCAAAGAAAAACCGTCGACAAAATCCATCAACCTAAAAACTATTAGCATATTTTGCAAGCTTTGAGGACTTAAACTGGtaagttttctatttttctaaatttatgtaactttttaatttatagtaCTCATGTTAGTTGTGATTATAGATATTATATGTGTGATTGAATGGTAAAAAGTTTTGGGAACAAGCGGTTAGGGATCTTGGTTTTGCTATGTAAAACTTGGgttaatttattttgtgtagTTAGTGTATCATGAAGGTGGGATAATATTTGAGATGTTTGGAGTTGAATTGATGAAGAATTGAAGTGATAATTTTGAAGAGAgagtttagggtttcagttagggctttaattttaaagttttaagTTA
The genomic region above belongs to Carya illinoinensis cultivar Pawnee chromosome 4, C.illinoinensisPawnee_v1, whole genome shotgun sequence and contains:
- the LOC122307554 gene encoding ethylene-responsive transcription factor RAP2-10-like, with amino-acid sequence MEGGVGGERGETRRKRGVVEMCEKRYKGIRMRKWGKWVAEIREPNKRSRIWLGSYSTPVAAARAYDTAVFYLRGPSARLNFPEFLATGETLGSGDLSAASIRKKATEVGAQVDALETALHHRLHHQHASAAAAAAVAATTKFNSCGGFVERVDLNKVPDPDDSDGDWERN
- the LOC122307651 gene encoding CBS domain-containing protein CBSX1, chloroplastic-like, whose protein sequence is MVSILLPEPLPVCNPRAAAVVHRSFSYHLPCPLLLPPGRRLVSVPTHRLLGFRRSLALAATRTLMSNSVPPRSGVYTVGEFMTGREELNVVKPTTTVDEALNALVENRITGFPVIDDDWKLVGLVSDYDLLALDSILGGTPNDTSLFPEVDSSWKTFNEIQKLLSKTNGKLVGDLMTPAPVVVRETTNLEDAARILLETKYRRLPVVDVDGKLVGIITRGNVVRAALKIKRASEMKA